One genomic window of Limanda limanda chromosome 16, fLimLim1.1, whole genome shotgun sequence includes the following:
- the LOC133021298 gene encoding nck-associated protein 5-like — protein sequence MEETVRTLLQNQDSLEGPKVDPLDLMKAYKDKLLEEMWKQQDSLEGPTATAAEMPTSPEASGGSEENSKDSNPLLERLRALEAENSALSIENDNQRKQYERCLDEVANQVVQALLTQKDLKEECVKLRTRVFDLEQQNRILSVLFQQRVKMSTVPVSQEVQRNGKAGIPAGRWPSLLSLTCPRSSGSGSGSELSLSSAGSDHSSGSHTWAEGRGISKQCATSRDKRMSTGSVSSNHSAPLEPTEMGWKEGHILKGLKRLQMSSSKEGSANASMMIHLNYKVGTPVGNQHRSFCA from the exons ATGGAGGAGACGGTGCGGACACTTCTTCAGAACCAGGACTCCCTGGAGGGCCCCAAGGTGGACCCACTGGACCTTATGAAAGCatacaag GACAAACTCCTGGAGGAAATGTGGAAGCAGCAGGACAGTTTAGAGGGTCCtacagccacagcagcagaaatgcCCACCTCGCCTGAGGCCAGCGGTGGATCTGAGGAAAATTCAAAGGACAGCAATCCCCTGCTAGAGCGACTCAGAGCCCTTGAG gcGGAGAACTCGGCTCTGTCGATTGAAAATGACAATCAGAGGAAGCAGTATGAACGCTGTCTGGATGAg GTGGCTAACCAGGTGGTTCAGGCCCTCCTCACACAGAag GACTTGAAAGAAGAATGCGTGAAGCTGCGGACCCGTGTGTTTGACCTGGAGCAGCAGAACCGCATACTGAGTGTGCTGTTTCAACAACGTGTCAAAATGTCCACGGTTCCTGTCTCCCAG gaGGTGCAAAGAAATGGAAAAGCAGGTATTCCTGCAGGAAGGTGGCCCAGCCTGCTGAGCCTAACATGCCCACGCAGCAGCGGTAGTGGCAGTGGCAGTGAATTGTCATTATCCAGTGCTGGTAGTGATCACTCCAGTGGCTCTCATACTTGGGCAGAAGGACGTGGCATCTCAAAGCAG TGTGCCACGAGCCGGGACAAAAGGATGAGTACAGGTTCAGTATCCAGCAATCATTCAGCACCCTTGGAGCCGACAGAGATGGGATGGAAGGAAGGCCACATTCTGAAAGGCCTAAAGCGTCTCCAAATGTCCAGCTCAAAAGAGGGTTCTGCAAATGCATCT ATGATGATTCATCTAAATTACAAAGTAGGGACTCCAGTGGGCAACCAACACAGGAGCTTCTGTGCTTAG